The sequence CGCATGTTCGGTCGCCTCGATCAGTGCGAGGTCGGAGACGGTCGCCGACCCGCCGATCACGAAGCTGATGGCTGCGTCGGCCGCGATCCCGTCCTTGGACACCGCGAGGTCGAGCGTCAGAAGGTCCCCGTCGGCGAGCGCGTAGTCGTGCGGCATCCCGTGCAGCACGGCGTCGTTGACCGCCGTGCAGATGTAGTGGCCGAACCTGCCGGGCGCGAACGACGGAGCGTAATCGACGTAACACGATCGCGCGCCGGCCTTCACGATCATCTCCTGCGTCCACCGGTCGATCTCTCGCAGGTTCGTTCCCACCCGACTGCGGGTCTTGAGGGTCTGCAGAATGTCCGCGACCAGTGCTCCGGCCACCCGCGCGCGGTCGACTTCGCGCGGGGAGAGTATTTGAATCATCCAATAACCATACCGGTACAATCATACCGGTACTAGAATCGTCGCATGATGGTCAGGCTTCCACTCTCCCCTGACGAGGTCGAACGCGGTCAGCGGTTGGGCGCGCTCCTGCGCCGTGCCCGGGGTGAACGCTCGATGCTCGCCATCGCGATTGACGCAGGCATCTCGCCTGAGACCCTGCGGAAGATCGAGACGGGGCGGATCGCAACGCCCGCGTTCCCGACCGTCGCTGCGATCGCCGGCGTACTGGGGCTCTCACTCGACGCCGTGTGGGCCGACCTCAACGGCCCGGTGGGCACCGCGCCTCCGCCGCCGGCGGCCGACCTCCGAGTTTCGTGACGCCCCGGGGTTGCGGCCGCCCGCAGCGCGCGTAGGGTCGGCCCCAACACGCGGATGGAAGGTTACGGGAGATGAGCTCGATCGTGGTGCAGACGTTTCTGACCCTCGACGGCGTCGCGCAGGCGCCGGGCGGTTCCGAGGAGGACCGCGAAGACGGCTTCGAGCATGGCGGGTGGCAGTTCACCTACGACATGGCCGAGGTCGGCGAGTTGGTGGGCGAGTGGGAGTCGAAGACGGAGGCGCTCCTGCTCGGCCGCAAGACGTATGACATCTTCTCGAACTCCTGGGGTGTGTGGGACGAGGACGCCGAGGGGCCGGAAGGCGACCTCACCAGGCTCTACAACCGGGTTCCGAAGTACGTCGCGTCGCGCACGTTGACCGAGCTCGGCTGGCAGAACTCGCACCTGCTCGGAGACGACGTCCCCGCCGCGGTGGCCGGCCTGCGCGACGAACCGGGCGGCGAGATCCGCGTCTGGGGCAGCACCGTCCTGATCAAGAGCCTGGCCGAGCACGACCTGATCGACGAGTATCGGCTCGTCGTCTACCCGCTCGTGATCGGCACCGGCAAGCGGCTGTTCTCGGACGGGTTCCCCTTCAGCCGGCTCGCCCTGGCCGACAGCCGGACGCTCGACGGGGGCGTCGTCGTCAGCACGTACCGCCGCGCCACCTGAGCCGCACCACCTGAGCCGCGCCACCTGAGCCGCGCCACGACTCAGCACGGCACGACAGTGCGCGCGAACGGTCGCGGATGGCGGGTCCGGTCGCTGGACACCCGCCATCCGCGACCGTTCGGCGCGTCAGTCCCGCGCGGGCTCGCTCGCGCGGTCTCCCGTGGGCTCGCTCGGGTCGGCCGTCTGGATGGGCTCGCCGGCGAACTCCTCGCGATCCGCCTTTGCGGCGTCGCCGCGGGTCTTCACGAGGCTCGCGACGGTGGCGACCGCGATGGTCGCGCCGATGAAGGACAACGAGAACCAGATCGGGATCTCGGGCGCCCATTCGACGCCCTGGCCACCGTTGATGAACGGCAGCTCGTTCACGTGCAGGGCGTGCAGCACGAGCTTGACACCGATGAAGCCGAGGATGACCGCAAGACCCTGCGCGAGGTACACGAGGCGCTCGAGCAGGCCGCCGATGAGGAAGTAGAGCTGCCGGAGCCCCATCAGTGCGAACGCGTTCGCCGTGAAGACGAGGTACGCCTCCTCGGTGAGCCCGTAGATCGCGGGGATCGAGTCGAGCGCGAAGACGAGGTCGATGAAGCCGATCGCGATGATCGTGAGGAGCATCGGCGTGACGAAGCGCTTGCCACCCTGCTTGACGGTGAGCTTGTCCTCGTGGAACTCGTCGGTGACGGGGAGGATGCGGCGCACGAAGCGCATGAACCGGTTGTTCGCCGGGTTCGTCTCGTGGTCGCCGAACGCCTGCCGGTACGCCAGCACGAGCAGCAGCGCGCCGAACAGGTAGAAGGCCCATGAGAAGTTCTCGATCAGCGCCGCGCCCGCGGCGATGAACGCGCCGCGAAGGATCAGCGCGATCACGATGCCGATCATCAGCACCTTCTGCTGATACTTCTTCGGCACCGCGAAGCCCGTCATGACGATGAGGAACACGAACAGGTTGTCGATCGACAGCGCCTTCTCGGTCAAGTACCCCGCGAAGTACTCACCACCGAAGCCCCAGCCCGAGACCATGCCGACGCCGACGCCGAAGATCAGGGCGAGGCTGATGTAGAACACCGACCAGCGAGCGGACTCGCCGATCGTGGGCTCGTGCGGCTTGCGCACGTGCGCGAAGAACTCGTAGACGAAGAACGCGATCGTGATGGCGATCGTGATCGCCCAGACCAGGGGCGTGACCTGCATGGGTACTCCAGACGTCGGCGGACTGATGTCGCCAAGGTCTTCTCCATCTCACGGTCGTGAGACCGACGGCCCGAAACGCATCGATGCGTTCGTATTGACGAGCTCGCCGCGGAGGAGTACTCCCCTTGTTCTCGTCTACCCTACCTCGTCTCGCCGACCGTCGCGGTCGACCCCCGGTAGGTCGCGGTCGACCCCCAGTAGAGGGGTGTTGTCGTGCCCGAATTCAGGCTGTGAGAATTTGCGCATACCGTGCGGTGAATCGGGGACGCCTCATCCCCGGGGGGTCACCGAGCGGTCGTGCGGAGATCCGTCGGGGGACGGATCTCCGCCCCACAGCCCGCGACGACCGGTCAGTCGCGACGACCGGGGCAGCCGCGACGACCAGTCAGCCGCGACGACCGGTCACTCGTCGACGATCTCCGCGTCCACGACCTCGTCGTCGACCGGGATCGGGTCGGCCCGGCCGACCGTGAGCGAGTCGCCGTCGGGCGCGAGCCCGACGAGCACGGTGTCCCCGTCGCGGATCTCGCCGGCGAGCAGCGCCCGCGCGAGCCGGTCGTCGACCTCTTTCTGCATGAGTCGCCGCAGCGGGCGGGCGCCGTACAGCGGGTCGTACCCGCGCTCGGCGAGCCAGGCCCGCGCGTCGGGCGTGACGCCGAGTTGCAGCCGGCGCTCGTGCAGTCGCCGCGCGAGTCGGTCGATGTAGAGGTTCACGATCTCGGCGAGTTCCTGCTCGCTCAGCGCGGAGAACACCACGATGTCGTCGAGCCGGTTCACGAACTCGGGCTTGAAGGCCTGCCGCACGGTTGCGAGCACGGCCTCCTCCTTCTCCTCGCGGCTGAGCGACGGGTCGATGAGGTACTGCGAGCCGAGGTTCGAGGTGAGGATCAGGATGACGTTTCGGAAGTCGACCGTTCGGCCCTGGCCGTCGGTGAGCCGGCCGTCGTCGAGCACCTGCAGCAGCACGTCGAACACCTCGGGGTGCGCCTTCTCGACCTCGTCGAGCAGGATCACCGAGTACGGCCGGCGACGCACGGCCTCCGTGAGCTGCCCGCCCTGCTCGTACCCGACGTAGCCGGGAGGAGCGCCCACGAGCCGGGAGACCGAGAACTTCTCGCCGTACTCGGACATGTCGATCCGCACCATGGCGTGCTCGTCGTCGAACAGGAACTCGGCGAGCGCCTTCGCGAGCTCGGTCTTGCCGACACCTGTGGGACCGAGGAAGAGGAACGAGCCGGTCGGCCGGTTCGGGTCGCTGAGGCCCGCCCGCGAGCGGCGCACGGCATCGGCGACCGCGGCGACCGCGGGCTTCTGGCCGATGAGCCGCTTGCCGAGCTCCGCCTCGAGGTGCAGCAGCTTCTCGGTCTCGCCCTGCATGAGCTTGCCGACCGGGATGCCCGTCCACGCCGAGATGACCGCGGCGATGTCCTCTTCGGTGACCTGCTCGTTCACCATGCGGGGCTCGCCCGCGGCATTGCCGGCGGCATCCGCCTGCTCGGCCGCGTCGAGGTCGCGCTTGAGGTTCGCGATCGTCTCGTACTCGAGCCGCGAGGCCTTCGCATAGTCGCCCTCGCGCAGCGCGAGGTCGCGCTGCGTGATCGCCTCGTCGAGCTGCTTCTTGAGCTCACCGACCCGGTTCAGCCCCATGCGCTCGCGCGACCACCGCTCCTCGAGCGCCGCCAACTCGCGTTCGTTCTCGATCAGGCTCTCGCGCAGCTTCGCGAGCCGCTCCTTCGACGCGTCGTCCTTCTCTTTCTTGAGGGCGAGCTCCTCGAGCTTCATCCGGTCGACGACGCGCTTCAGCTGGTCGATCTCGACGGGCGAGGAGTCGATCTCCATCTTGAGCCGCGACATCGCCTCGTCGACGAGGTCGATGGCCTTGTCGGGCAGCTGCCGCGCGGTGATGTAGCGGTTCGAGAGCGACGCGGCGGCCACGAGCGCGGCATCCGTGATGGTGACGCCGTGGTGCGCCTCGTAGCGGCCCTTGAGGCCGCGGAGGATCGCGACCGTGTCTTCGACCGTCGGCTCGCCGACGTAGACCTGCTGGAAGCGGCGCTCGAGCGCGGCGTCCTTCTCGATGTACTCGCGGTACTCGTTGAGCGTGGTCGCGCCGATCAGGTGCAGCTCGCCGCGCGCGAGCATGGGCTTCAGCATGTTGGAGGCCGCGACGGAGCCCTCGCCGCCGCCGGCACCCATGAGCAGGTGCAGCTCGTCGACGAAGGTGATGATCTCGCCCTCGGACTCGTCGATCTCTTTGAGCACGCTCTTCAGGCGTTCTTCGAACTGGCCACGGTACATGGCGCCCGCGACGAGCGCGGCGATGTCGAGCGAGACGAGGCGCTTGCCCTTCAGCGACTCGGCGACGTCACCGGCGACGATGCGCTGCGCGAGGCCCTCGACGACCGCGGTCTTGCCCACGCCGGGCTCACCGATGAGCACGGGGTTGTTCTTGGTGCGGCGCGTGAGCACCTGACTGACGCGCCGGATCTCGGCATCCCGCCCGATGACCGGGTCGAGCTTGCCCGCTTTCGCGAGCGCGGTGAGGTCGACGCCGAACTGTTCGAGCGCCGACTTCTGCTCCTCCTGGGAGTTCGGCGCACCCTGCATGTTCGCCAAGGTGAGTTCCCTTCCACTTCAAACTTGAGTCTATTGAACTCAACTTTGCCCGCGAGGTCAAGACCCCGTGGCCGGACCTTCGGGGAACGTTCGGGAACTTCATGGTTTTGCAAGGAAAACTGAAAGGCGTCACCGTCTCGCGAGCACCGGGGAGCCGCATGCAGAAGCGCACCAAGATCATCGTCGCCTCGATCGTCGCGGGGGTGGTCGTGCTCGGCGCGACCGCCGCCATCGCCGGCCCGATCATCTACCGCGACGTCATCGTCGGCGAGGCCGAGGCGGCGCCGAGCGTCACCGCGGCGCCGAGCGCGTCGGCCGAGACCGGCTCGACCGACACCGCGGACCTGTCGGGTGCCTGGGCGGTCGGGTCGGGATCGTACGCGGGCTACCGCGTCGACGAGGTCTTGAACGGCACGGATGTCACGGTCGTCGGCCGCACCGAGCAGGTGACGGGCGCGCTGCAGGTCGAGGGGCTCTCGCTCACGGCCGCCGAACTCACGGTCGACGTCGCGTCGATCGAGACGGACTCGGGCAACCGCGACGACTACTTCCGCGAGAACGCCGTGCGCGTCGACGAGCACCCGACCGCGACGTTCGTGCTGACCGAGGCGATCACGACCGACGAGGCACCCGCCGTGGGCGAGGTGCAGACCATCCAGGCGACCGGCGACCTCACACTCGCCGGCGTCACCCGGTCGGTGACGGTCGAGCTGGAGGCCGTGCTGAACGGCGAAACCGGTCAGGTCGCCGGGAGCATCCCGATCACGTTCGCCGACTTCGGCGTCGAGGCGCCCAACCTCGGCTTCGTGTCGGTCGAGCCGACCGGCTTCATCGAGTTCTCGCTCGAGCTCGAGCGCGCGTAGCGCGGAGGCATCCGCCCGCGCGCTCGCTCGCTCGCCCACTGCACGCCCGGCCGCTGGGCGTCGGACAGCCGCGCCTCGATCAGCAGCGCCTCAGAAAGTGGGATGCACGTCACATCCTGGGACGGAGTGCGGATCGGCAGACGTTCCAACCCACTTTCCGACTTCCAACGCGCGGCGGGAGGCGGTCCGGAGTGGCGCTCTGCGAGACCGAGACCGGGTCAGCGCCGAAGGGATCGCGCGAGACGGGCGTCGAGACCGAGCCTGACCGTCGGCCATTCGTCGTCGGTGATCGAGAAGACGACCGTGTCGCGCAGGGTGCCGTCCTCGAAGACCGTGTGCTTGCGCAGGACGCCGTCCTGCTTCGCGCCCAGGCGCGCGATCGCGGCGCGCGACTGGTGGTTGTGCCAGTGCGTCCGGAACTCGACCGCGATGCAGTGCAGATCGTCGAACGCCCGTGCGAGCAGCAGCCGCTTCGCCTCGGCGTTGATGCCGGTGCGCTGCGCCTCGACTCCGAGCCAGGTCGAGCCGATCTCCAGACGCCGGTTCCCGGGGTCGAGGTGGAGGTAGGTCGTCATGCCGATCGCCCGGCCGGTCCGAGCATCGACGACGGCCCACGGCGCCATCTTCCCATCGGCGTGCAGTCGCCGCCGGCGCTCGATCTCCGCGACCATGCCGTCGGGCGACGGGATGCGCGTGTACCACGTGCGCCAGAGCTCGTCGACGGCCACCGCCTCGGCGAGTGCGTCGGCGTGGTCGACCGAGAGGGGCTCGAGGCGCGTCAGCGATCCCGAGAGCGTCGGTGTCGAGGCGAAGTCCGTATCAGCATGCACGAGGCCACGGTACCGTCGACCGCGGTGCGCTTCGCGCCGGTCACGTATGCGCCGTCGCCGGCCTCAGTCGGATTCGCCGGGCGCGAGCCCGACCTCCTCTTCGCCCCCGCCCTCGCCGTGCAGATGGCGGATGTCTTCGGCGACCTCGCCGGCCGTCTCGTCGGCGCGGCTGCCGGGGTCGTGACCTCCGTCGTCGAGGGACCCCGCCTGCCCTCGCCGGCCCTGCGGTCCGCCGACGATGCCGGAACCGAACGCCGCCTGGATGCCGATGCTCATCACCTCGGGCTCTTCACCGTATGCCCCGTGCCGATCGCTCATGATCACGCTCCTCGCCGTCTCGGCCGATCGTACGCCGCCGCTCGGGCGGCCACACCCCTGGCTTGCCCGCGAGACGACGTCGCGCGAGCAGTCCCCGACGCGGGCCGCGCCAGCCACACCCCGGCAGCCCCGGCAGCTCGGATGCCCCGGGGCGGGCCCGGGGCATCCGAGGTCTCTGTGGGCGTGCGCGGCCAGGCCCGCGTCGCGCAGACGCCGGAGTTCGAGCGCGCCCGGCGGCGCCCGAGACCGAGAGGCTCACGGTCGAAGATGGCCCGTCGGCAACGGATACGCGCCGTCGGGTTTCACGACGATGAACAGTCGGCGCCCGCGCGGATGCAGGTGGAATGCGCTCGCCCTGGAACGCGTTAGCCTCGGAAAGGACGACTGAGGAGGACCGTAGATGCCGTTGCAGGGTGAGTACGCGCCGAGCACCGCCGAGTGGGCGCGGACGCAGGCCGAGACGTTCGAGCAGACCGCGGGCGCGGAGGCGAACGAGATGCAGGGCCGGCCGATCGTCGTGCTGACGACGCTCGGTGCGAAGTCCGGCAAGCTCCGCAAGACCGCGCTCATGCGCGTCGAGCACGACGGTGAGTACGCCGTCGTCGCCTCGAAGGGTGGCGCACCCGACCAGCCCGCCTGGTACTACAACCTCGTCGCGAACCCCGGCGTCGAGCTGCAGGACGGCGCCGCGAAGCACGACTACGTCGCGCGCGAGGTTCAGGGTGCCGAGCGCGACGCCTGGTGGGCCCGCGCGAACGAGACCTGGCCGCACTACGACGAGTACCAGACGAAGACCGACCGGCAGATCCCGGTCTTCGTGCTCACGCGCGTCTGATCGGCCCGCGGCCCGTCACATCGATCACGGGGTCGAGGCGCGACGCGCGTCGAGGTCGGTCATGATCCCGACACGCGGCCTTCGACGCCTGGCGCCCATCGACGAACGGGTCAGAGCCGCCGCATCGTGAACGCCGACGCCAGCAGCCGGCGCATCGGCCAGACGGCGAGTACCCGGACGAGCCGGTTCCGAGCCGCAAGTCGCACGCCGGCGGCGGGCGCGCCCATGGTCATGTTGAACGCCGCCTGCCGGGTGGCGCGGAGCGCCGCGGACCGCCGAGCCCGGTCGTAGTCCCCGAACGGGGTCGCGGGTGCACCCTCGGCGAGTGCGCGAGCGAGCTCGGCGTCGAGCCGCACGGCGTCGAGCCAGCCGAGGTTCATGCCCTGCCCGCCGATCGGGCTGACTTCGTGGGCCGCATCGCCCACGAGCGCGATGCGGCCGTGCGCGAACCGGTCGGCCAGGTGCTGACGTGCCGCGAACGCGCTCGGCTCGGTCGCGGTCGCGAGGTCGACGGATGCCTCGGTGCGCGCGGCGACGATCGTGGCCAGCGCCGCCGGGGTGAGCGGGGCGGGCGTGCGCCGCACCCAGGCCACCCATCGACGGCGCCCACCGGGCAACGGGAACGACTCGACCACGCCCGCCGGTTCGAACCGCAGCAGGGCGGTGGCCGGGGCATCCGTCGTGTCGTCGCTGTCGCCCATGATGTACTCGGCGCTGCCGCGCCGCGCCCGCCACCCGATACCGGCGAGCCCCCGCACCGTGCTGCGCACGCCGTCGGCCCCGACCACGTATCGCGCGCGCACCACCTCCATGCCGCTCGATGGGCGACTCCGCGTGCCCGTGTCGCCCGAAGGGACCTCTCCAGCTGAACGCGGACGCGATTCCAGCGACACGGCGCGGCCATGTCCCGCGAGCGCACCCGCAGCGGCGGGCGAAGCAGCGATTCGGGCGACACCGCGAACGATCACCTCGACGCGGCCGTCGACCGTGCGCAGGCCGTCAACCGCGGTCCCCCGCCGCAGGGCGGCCGGGGCGAGCTCGGCCAGCCGGGCCTCCAGCAGCCGCTCGGTCTCGCGCTGCGGCAGCGACCAGACGTGCTCGTCGTCGAACGCGAGGCGGCCGAGCTCGCGGCCCTCGCAGGTCACGACGCCGTCGCGGATCGGCACGCCGAGGCGGCGCACGTCGGCGCCGACGCCCGCCGCGTCGAGAGCCCGCAGCCCGGGTGGATGGATGCCGATCGCGCGCGTGCGCTCGCCCGCGCCCGTACGCCGCTCCAGCACGACGACGTCGAGACCCCGCTGCGCGAGCAGGCACGCGAGCAGCAGGCCGACGGCGCCCGCGCCGACGATCGCGACGTCGTGCACCGCACCATCCACAGGCCCAGCGACCTCACGCACCGCACCATCCGCCGATCGAGGATGGAGCGCCAGCGACCGTATCGAGCCCCCGCGAGCTACGCGTTCCTCGGGACCACCGAGTCGCGAAACGCGTCCTCCTCCGTGGGGCGCAACCCCGCCGGCGTGCTCATCGCCGGGCGCAACCCCGCCGGCGGGCCGACCCGCGGAACCACGACCCGTCACAGGGGCGCCTCCCAGACGACCTCCAGCCGCGATGGGAAGCCGCGGCGGACGCGCCAGCCCGGTGGCAGCGCCGCGGCGAGCTCGGCCGCCGTGTGACTGCGGCGGATCGAGGTCAGCCCGTCGGGCCTGATGAAGGACCCGCGCAGCAGGTTCGGCTCGAACGGCAGCGTGCCGAGCCAGAACGCCGCATACCCGTGCCGTGTGCGCTCGATGTCGCCGTGCACGGCCACGCCTCCCGGGGCGACGAGCCGTTCGGAGTCCGCGAGCAGCGCACCGAGCTCGCGACCGTCGAGATGGTGCAGCACATGGTTCGAGGTGACCACGTCGAACCAGTCGCCGGCGGTCACGAGCTCGCGGGTCGACACGCCCCGCAGCTCGAGGCCCGGCATCGGCGGGCGGCGCCGGGCGAAGTCGATCGCTCGCTCGTCCGGGTCGATCGCCACGATCTCCAGCGGCAGGCCGTCGGCGTGCGCCCAGCGCAGCAGCCGGCGCGGCAGATCGGCGCCGCCGGTGCCCACGTCGAGCAGCCGGCCGATGTCGCCGACCGCAGCGCGGCGCCGCAGCCGCGGCCGGATCCAGCTGCGGTACACCGCGCGCTGGCCGGAGACCACGGCGTTCACGAGCCCGAACCGTTCGTAGGTGCGCTCGAGCATGGCGGGGTCGCACGCGGGGTCGTCCATGAGCTCACGCGCGGCGTCGTCGCGTGCGGCCAGCCCGCGGCGCGACGCTCCGCCCGAGGCATCCGCCCGCTCGTCGCGCCCACCGGCGCCGCGCGAGGCGCGTGCCCCGGTCGCCACCTCAGCCCCGCACCGTGAGCAGCGCCGACTCCACGGTCAGCCCTGGGCCGAACGCCATCGCGGCGACCCGATCGCCGTCGGCGGCGTCGGCCTGGTCGAGGATCCGGCGGAGCACGAACAGCACCGTCGCGCTCGACATGTTGCCGTACTCGTGCAGGATCCCGCGGGCCGGCGCGAGCTGCGCCTCGGTCAGCACGAGCCGGGACTCCACCTTGTCGAGGATGCTGCGCCCGCCCGGATGGATCGCCCAGTGCTCGATCGCCTCGCTCGAGGCATCCGTCTCGAGCGCCGTGACGAGCGCCTCTTCCGCCTCGAACAGCGGCTCGAGCGCCCCGGTGACGTGCTCGTCGATGATCGAGGGGACCGCGTTGGAGAGCACCATCTCGAAGCCGTGGTCCCCGATCTTCCACGCCATATCACCCTCACCGACCGGCGTGATCCGGGTCGCGAACCGGTCGAGGTCGAGCGCGCGCTCCCCGGGTTCGAGCGGCCGCGCCGTGACGATGCCCGCTCCCGCACCGTCGGCGAACAGCGACGAGGCGACGATCGTGTCCGGGTCGTTCGACGACCGCAGGTGCAGCGTGCACAACTCGACGCTGACGACCAGCACCACGGCCGTGGCATCCGCCTCACACACCTGCTTCGCCAGCCGCAGCGCCGGAATCGACGCGTAGCAGCCCATGAACCCGAGGTGGTAGCGCTGCACGCCCGCCGGCAGGCCGAGATCGCGCGCGAGCACATAGTCGGGTCCGGGGGCGTAGAAGCCCGTGCAGGACACGGTGATCACATGGGTGACGTCGCCGGCCTCGATGCCGGGCGTCGCCTCGAGCGCGGCGCGACCGGCCTCGAGGTACAGGCGGCTCGCGTGCTCCGCGTAGAGCTCGTTGCGCGCCTTCGTCCCGGGCATCAGCAGGTCGCCGCTCTCGACATCGAAGAACACCGGCTCGTCGGGGTGCGCCTCGCGGTTCAGCTCCTCGATCACGGTGTAGCGGGTCGCGATGCCCGACACATTGAACGACGTCGGGATGATCCGCTGCGCGAGCCGGTTCAGGCCCGGCTGCGCCGAGAACACGTCGCGCACTTCCTCCTGTACGAGCACGGTCGGGGGCACGACGGTGGACAGGCCTCGCAACGCAACGGTCATGCCTGATGGTATGTGTGCCTGCACCACCGCGGGCAAGGGGTGGACACCCTCGCCGCCAGCCCCTAACAGGGTTGCACGCCCGGAGCCTCGGCGTCGTCGACGAGGCATCCGGGCGTCGTCTCGCGTCAGCCGATGAGCTTCGCCTTGGCGGCGGCGAACTCCGCGTCGGAGAGGATGCCCTGCTCCTTCAGCGAGGCGAGCTTCTGCAGCTCGGCGACCAGGTCGACGCCGCCCGGGGGCGGAGTCTGCTGGGTCGCGGCCTGCTGCGCGGCGGCCTGCTCGGCCTGCGCCTGCTGGGCGGCGTACTGCTCTTGATACTGTTCGTCGGCCTTGCGCTGCTGATGCCGGGCGACGCCGCCCGATACAGCGGTCGCGGTGCCCGCGACCACCGCGGTGCGCGCGGCCATGCCGATGAGCCCCGGCCTTCCGGCCCTTCTGATGAACGGCATGTCGCCCTCCTCGGTGTGTACGGTCTCGACGCTGTTCGACGCACTCGCGCTACGCGGGCACCTATTCGCTCGCCGCAGCGAGCACCGCGTTGACCACGGGCGCGGGGATCCGCTCGGCGTGCAGCATCACCCCGCCTGATTCGGCGAACCTCGAGGCGAGTCGTTTCGCCCACACGAGTTCGACCGCGAGCACCGCCGCGGACGTGCCCGGCGGGATCACCTCGCCGAGATCGGCGTAGTCGTCTTCGCCGACGAGACCGCTTGCCACGAGCTCGATCTCGGTGATGTCGACCTCGTCGCCGAGGTCTTCGAACTCGATCGCGTCGAGGTTGCCGTCGGCGTCGCGCGAGATGATCACCGCGTCGAGCAGGCGGATGTCGCCGGCCTCGACGAGATCGGCGATGGCGTCGAAGGTGGGAGCGTCCGGGCGTTCGCCCTCGAATCCGACGACGAGGATCTCTACGGGTCCGTACTCGAAATCAGCCATGAGCTCCCCCTCGCCAGAACGCCGGATGCAGGTGAAGAGTATCGCTCAAATTCGGTTCGCGGTAGAGGCAGCCGCGCTCGTATCATGCAGTCAGACGCCACCACCGCTCGTGGTCCGAGGGGGTAACCATGGACACCGGTTTCGCCACGCTCAGCACCGATCCTGCGACGACCACGCGACACCGCAAGGCGCGTCGAGCGGCGGGCCGCGCGGCGCGGACCGACGCGCCGATCGAGGCGCAGGCCGAA is a genomic window of Agromyces protaetiae containing:
- a CDS encoding methyltransferase domain-containing protein produces the protein MATGARASRGAGGRDERADASGGASRRGLAARDDAARELMDDPACDPAMLERTYERFGLVNAVVSGQRAVYRSWIRPRLRRRAAVGDIGRLLDVGTGGADLPRRLLRWAHADGLPLEIVAIDPDERAIDFARRRPPMPGLELRGVSTRELVTAGDWFDVVTSNHVLHHLDGRELGALLADSERLVAPGGVAVHGDIERTRHGYAAFWLGTLPFEPNLLRGSFIRPDGLTSIRRSHTAAELAAALPPGWRVRRGFPSRLEVVWEAPL
- a CDS encoding type III polyketide synthase, with product MTVALRGLSTVVPPTVLVQEEVRDVFSAQPGLNRLAQRIIPTSFNVSGIATRYTVIEELNREAHPDEPVFFDVESGDLLMPGTKARNELYAEHASRLYLEAGRAALEATPGIEAGDVTHVITVSCTGFYAPGPDYVLARDLGLPAGVQRYHLGFMGCYASIPALRLAKQVCEADATAVVLVVSVELCTLHLRSSNDPDTIVASSLFADGAGAGIVTARPLEPGERALDLDRFATRITPVGEGDMAWKIGDHGFEMVLSNAVPSIIDEHVTGALEPLFEAEEALVTALETDASSEAIEHWAIHPGGRSILDKVESRLVLTEAQLAPARGILHEYGNMSSATVLFVLRRILDQADAADGDRVAAMAFGPGLTVESALLTVRG
- a CDS encoding SHOCT domain-containing protein; translated protein: MPFIRRAGRPGLIGMAARTAVVAGTATAVSGGVARHQQRKADEQYQEQYAAQQAQAEQAAAQQAATQQTPPPGGVDLVAELQKLASLKEQGILSDAEFAAAKAKLIG
- a CDS encoding DUF6325 family protein, translating into MADFEYGPVEILVVGFEGERPDAPTFDAIADLVEAGDIRLLDAVIISRDADGNLDAIEFEDLGDEVDITEIELVASGLVGEDDYADLGEVIPPGTSAAVLAVELVWAKRLASRFAESGGVMLHAERIPAPVVNAVLAAASE